The window GCCCTGCAAGGCAGCCCCGCGCCGCGCCGTCAGCCCTATTGCGTGATGGCGACAAAATTCTCGATCATGTCACCGAACCTGTCCGGATCGCGGTAAGGGCCATCATGATTGACGCCCTGCATCTCGACGATGATGGCGTTGGACAGGCAGCGCGCGGCTGTTTCTGACATCATGGCGTCATAATCCAGCGTGTTGGTGCCCCGCACGATCATGCTCGGGCCATCAATACCAGAGAGGTCTTCGCAGCTTGCAATATCGCCAGGCTCGGCGCTGACGAACGGGGGGATCGTTCGGCTGTTTTCGCGCCAGACCGCCTGCCATTCGGCCGGTTCTTGCGCCGCACCCCCTTGCGGCAGATCAAAAACCCCGTCGATGAAACCAAGCGCCGCGTCTTCGGGACGGCCGTCTTCGAGCGCTACGAAGGCCGGACCCAAACGGTCGTATAGCATTTGGGTCGACTCGTCCGCGCCGGGCAATCCGTCGATCAGGCCCCTGATATCCGGCTCGTAGAATATCAGCGCGTGGAACAGCTCAGGTCGCGCCACGGCGGCGCGCGCGGCCACGTCACCACCATAGGACCATGACACCAGGCTGACCGGACCCGTATCCAGCGTCTCGATCAGGGAAATCAGGTCAGCTGCATGGGCATCGGCCGAAAAGCCCGCGCCGTCATCCGGCCAGTCGCCAAGGCCGAAATACCGCTGGTCATAGGCAAGAAATCGGTTCGAACGGGCGATCCGCTCTCGGTAGGGCGCCCAGACCCTGTGGTCTGAAATTGCACCATGGACGAAAAGGACGGCCGGTCCCTCGCCGTCGCTGACCATGGTCAGATCGGCGCCATTGATGCTGATCGTTTCTGCCGAGGTTGCAAAAGCCAAGGGCCAGACGGCGCATGCGATCACGGCTGCGGCGAGTGGATTTGTCATGGTGATATCTCCGTCCTTTCCGGTGTCCGGCCAATTATCCCACCGCTGTGATATGATGCCTATGGGCCGATCGACCGTTTTAGGTTCGGAATCCCGCATGATCTTGGGAAAGGATCTGACATGCGGACATATGTGTCTGATCGCAGCAGACCGCGGGACCTGTCGCGCAAGGAACTGTGCAGTCTGGATTGTGTGGCGCGCGGGATGACCGCTGACGAGGGCGCAGTGCTGCTGGGGATCGGTCGCTCGACCTTTGCCAAACATCTGGCCAATGCCCGCGCCAAGCTGCAGGTCTCTCGCACCGTCGAGGCGGTCGCGCTTTGCACGGCGCGCGGACTGATCGGTGCGGGCGCGTCCGTCGATCCGATCGGCCCGGAGCGGGGCAAGGACGCTGTCCGGGCGATTGAAGACCTTGAATGCGACCTGCAGTCCTGCCTGAGCTTTCGTCAGGCATGGACGGTGATGACCCGTCACACAGGTCGTCTGGGTGTTGCCTCTGTGCATTTCGCCGTGTTGGCCGAACCGCGTGGCCAGTTCACAAATGGGGGCCGCATGGTGTCGATGTCGCTTCCGTCGGAACTGGCACGTCTTTATGCGTCTGCGGGCGGTATCAATGCGGACCCGTTCGCCGCCTGGGTCGCCCGGCAAGGTGGCGCCATGATCCTGACATTGGACCGGGTTCCGCCCGGGTTTCGGTCTGGCTTCTCGCCAGCGATGCGCAGGTTTGCCACCGCCATGCCGGATCACGGCTACCGGATTGCCTATGGCACCGCGCTGCGCGACCCGTGGACGGGGGCGGGCTTTGCCATGCCCTTTGGCGTTCGCAGTCAGGCGGGGAAGGATATGCAGCGGCACACCGCACATTTCATGGGTCTGCAGCGCGCCCTGAGCCAAACCTTCTGGACCTTTCTGCAGGACCGTTCGCTTTTGGCCGATCTTGTGCCGCTGAGCCCGCGAACGCGAGCGGCGTTGCAGGATGCCGCGCGCGGCCTGAATGCGACCGAAAGTGCCGAACGGATGGGCATTTCGCGCCGTTCGGTTGAGATGCTGCTTGCGAAAGGGAGTGACGTGTTTGCTGCGCCAACCACTTCCGCAGCGATATACCGGGCCTGCGTATATCGCGCCTTGACCTGGATCGAACCGCGCTCGCCGACGATGCCTTTACCTGTGCGAAAGCCGCGCGCGGGCTAGTCAGCCGACACAAAATCAAGCCCGATATCCAGCGTCGGCGCGCTATGGGTGATCCAGCCGACGGCCAGCAGATCGACGCCAGAGGACGCAATTGCGGCGGCGGTGTCAGGCGTGATGTTGCCCGAGGCTTCGGTCACCGCGCGGCCTGCGACGATGGCGACCGCCCGGCGCAGGGTTTCAACCGTCATATTGTCCAGCAGCACCACATCGGCGCCTGCCTCCATGGCGTCGCGCAACTGCGCCAGCGTGTCGACTTCGACCTCAATCTTGACCATATGACCGACGCCGGCGCGCGCGTGTTCGATGGCCCTGCGGGTGCTGCCGGCAATGGCAATGTGGTTGTCCTTTATCAGCACCGCATCGGCCAGCGAGAACCGGTGGTTCCGCCCACCGCCCGCGCGCACGGCGTATTTTTCCAGCGCGCGCAGGCCGGGCGTCGTTTTGCGGGTGCAGGTCACCGAGGCGCCGCTGTCACGGATCGCATCCGCGATGCGGGCGGTCACGGTGGCGATGCCCGACAGGTGGCCGAGGATGTTCAGCGCCGTGCGTTCGGCGCTTAGCAGGCTGCGCGAGGGGCCGGTGATGGTGGCGATGCGCGTGCCGGGACTGACCCGGTCACCGTCATTTACATGGGCTGTAAACGCGCAGCCCGGATCGGTCAGTTCAAAGGCCAGCCGGGCAGCGTCCAGCCCCGCGATCACACCGTCATGGCGTGCAGTCGCGGTCACGGTAGAGCGATGATCCGCGGGGATCACGGCGGTCGAGGTCAGGTCACCCGCGAGGCCCAGATCCTCGACCAGCGCGGCGCGGATCACGGGTTCGATCATCAGGCGGGGCAGGGGGGCAAGATCCATGTCAGGCGCTCCGGATAAGGGCGGTTTCGGGGGCGATCAGGTCGTGCGCCAGACCCAGGATCTGCGGCAGGGTGAATTGCTGGCGGCTGCTGGCGGACAGGGTGGCCGGGCAATCAGTGCGCGCATGGGCGCCGCGCGATTCCTGCCTCAGCCGGGCGAAGACGGCGACCGACAGGGCAACCAGCGCCGGATCGGCGGCGGGGCTGTCAGACTGGGCCAATGGCAGCAGGGCCTCGATCGCGGCGTCCAGCCCTTTTGCGTCGCGCAGCACGCCAAGGTGGCGCGAGACCAGCGCGCGGACAGGTGCCGGATCGGCGGCCGCGATGGATTGCGCGATCTGGGGCAAGGGCTGCGCTGCGCCCTGATCGCGGATGTCGCGGGCTGCGGCCATGCCCATGGCGCCGGCCTCTAGCAGCGAATTGCTGGCCAGCCGATTGGCACCGTGCAACCCGGTCGAGGCGCATTCCCCGACCGCCCACAGGCCCGGTACGCTGCTGCGTCCTCGCGCGTCGGTCAGAACGCCGCCCATGTGATAATGCACCGCCGGGCAGACCGGGATCAGATCGCGGGCCGGGTCGATGCCCGCATCGGCGCACAGCCCCGCAATACCGGGAAACCGTGTGGCAAAGCGGTCGCCAAGCGCCGTCCGCGCATCCAGAAAGACCCGCCGCCCGGCCGTGATCTGGGCGTGTATCGCGCGCGCCACCACATCGCGTGGGGCCAGTTCAGCGCCCGGAATGTCAGCCATGAAACGCTGGCCAAGATCGTTCAGCAGGATCGCACCTTCGCCGCGCACGGCCTCGCTGATCAGCGACAGCGGCTGTCGGGCGGTGGCCAGCGCCGTGGGGTGGAATTGCACGAATTCCATATCGGCAAGCGCGGCACCGGCGCGAGCAGCCATGGCAAGACCAGCGCCGTAATTGTCGCTCGGGTTGGTTGTCGCCTCATATAGCCCGCCGATCCCGCCGGTCGCCAGCACCACGCATGCGGCGGCAATATGACGCGCGCGGCCATCCTGCAGCACCGTGACGCCGGTGATCCGGCCATCGGCGGAGGTCAGTCTGCGGGCTTCGGCGCCGGTCAGCACCGTGACCGACGGACAGGTGCGCAGGGCCGCAGTCAACGCATCCACCAGCGCAGCGCCGGTGCCGTCGCCGCGTGCGTGCAGGATGCGGCGCCGGGAATGTGCGGCCTCCAGCCCCAGGGCGATGTGGCCGTTTTCGTCGCGGTCGAACGTCATGCCATGGCGGGCCAGCATCGAGATGACCTCGGGGGTCTGGTCCAGAATGGCGGTGGCCATGCCGGTGTCGCAGAGCCCGTCGCCCGCCGCGATCGTATCGGCAAGGTGCAGCGCGGCAGTGTCGTCCGGGCCCACGCTGGCCGCAATGCCGCCCTGCGCCAAGGCGGTAGAACTGCCTTCGCCCAGCCCGTCGCGGGTCAGCAACAACACGGGCCGCGGTGCAAGGGCCAGCGCGGCGCTAAGCCCGGCAATGCCGCTGCCGATGACGATGACCGGAGCATCCGCACCCTGGGCCAGCCTGTTCATACGTCCAGCATCCGCTGCACTGCGCGCCGTGCGGGTTCGACAATCGCGGGGTCGATGGTGACCTCGTGCTGGTTCAGTTCCAGCGCCGCGCGGATGTTCGACAGGCTGATCCGCTTCATATGCGGGCAGAGGTTGCAGGGGCGCACGAACTCTACATCCGGGTGATCGACGGCGACATTGTCGCTCATCGAGCATTCGGTCAGCAGCACCACGCGGGCCGGTTTCTGCTGCCCGACATAGTCGGACATGACGGCGGTCGAGCCGGAAAAATCGGCCTCGGCCACCACATCGGGCGGGCATTCGGGATGGGCAAGAATGGTGACGCCCGGCCAGCTGTCGCGCAATTCGCGCACATCGGCGGCGGTGAACAATTCGTGCACCTCGCAGCGACCGTGCCAGGCGATCAGTTCGACATCGGTTTCCCTGGCGACGTTCTTGGCCAGATATTCGTCGGGCAGCATCAGCACGCGCGGCACACCAAGCGATTCGACCACCTGGCGGGCATTGCCCGAGGTGCAGCAGATATCCGAGGCCGCCTTGACCGCCGCCGAGGTGTTCACATAGGTCACCACCGGCACACCGGGATGCGCCTCGCGCAACAGCGCGATATCGGCGGGGGTGATCGAATCGGCCAGCGAACAGCCTGCCGCAAGATCCGGGATCAGCACGGTCTTGTCCGGGTTCAGCAGCTTGGCCGTCTCGGCCATGAAATGCACGCCGGCCAGCACGATGACATCGGCATCGACCTCGGCGGCCTTGCGCGCCAGCGCCAGACTGTCGCCCACGATATCGGCGACGCCGTGAAAGATCTCGGGCGTCTGGTAGTTATGCGCAAGGATCACCGCATTGCGATCGCGTTTCAGCCGCAGGATGGCGTCGATATCGTCCTCGTACAGCATCCAGTCGGGGGCGGGAATGATCTTGCGCACAGGTTCGTAAAGCGCGAAAGCGAAGCTGTGTGTTCATGGCTGGCTCCTTTATACTCTGAATGAGTATATGATGCAGCCTATTTATACTCGATCTGAGTTTATGTCAATCACGAGAGATCGGCAGGCGCGATCCTGCCAAGGCGCGGGCCTCGACCACCTCGCGCCGATAACGGAACAGCTTGGCCGGCCGGCCCCGCGATTCCTGCGACATTTCTCCGGTCTCCTCGATCAGCGCGTGCTGGTCGATCTGGCGGCGAAAATTCGACTTGTGCAGGCGCAGCCCGGCGATGGCCTCGACCGTTTGCTGCAGATGCAGCAGGGTGAAGCTGTCGGGCATCAGTTCGAACATCACCGGCTGATACTTGATCTTGGCCCGCAGCCGGGCAATGCCGGTGGCCAGAATGCGGCGGTGATCGGCCATCATCGGACGACCAAAACCTTGCGGCTGACCGGATTCTGCGACCAGCCCGGCCTCGTACATCAGTTCATAGCGCTGCAAGACAAGATCTTCGTTCCATTCCGCCCCGTTGGTGCCAAAGGCATATT is drawn from Paracoccus tegillarcae and contains these coding sequences:
- a CDS encoding alpha/beta fold hydrolase; translation: MTNPLAAAVIACAVWPLAFATSAETISINGADLTMVSDGEGPAVLFVHGAISDHRVWAPYRERIARSNRFLAYDQRYFGLGDWPDDGAGFSADAHAADLISLIETLDTGPVSLVSWSYGGDVAARAAVARPELFHALIFYEPDIRGLIDGLPGADESTQMLYDRLGPAFVALEDGRPEDAALGFIDGVFDLPQGGAAQEPAEWQAVWRENSRTIPPFVSAEPGDIASCEDLSGIDGPSMIVRGTNTLDYDAMMSETAARCLSNAIIVEMQGVNHDGPYRDPDRFGDMIENFVAITQ
- a CDS encoding autoinducer binding domain-containing protein: MRTYVSDRSRPRDLSRKELCSLDCVARGMTADEGAVLLGIGRSTFAKHLANARAKLQVSRTVEAVALCTARGLIGAGASVDPIGPERGKDAVRAIEDLECDLQSCLSFRQAWTVMTRHTGRLGVASVHFAVLAEPRGQFTNGGRMVSMSLPSELARLYASAGGINADPFAAWVARQGGAMILTLDRVPPGFRSGFSPAMRRFATAMPDHGYRIAYGTALRDPWTGAGFAMPFGVRSQAGKDMQRHTAHFMGLQRALSQTFWTFLQDRSLLADLVPLSPRTRAALQDAARGLNATESAERMGISRRSVEMLLAKGSDVFAAPTTSAAIYRACVYRALTWIEPRSPTMPLPVRKPRAG
- the nadC gene encoding carboxylating nicotinate-nucleotide diphosphorylase encodes the protein MDLAPLPRLMIEPVIRAALVEDLGLAGDLTSTAVIPADHRSTVTATARHDGVIAGLDAARLAFELTDPGCAFTAHVNDGDRVSPGTRIATITGPSRSLLSAERTALNILGHLSGIATVTARIADAIRDSGASVTCTRKTTPGLRALEKYAVRAGGGRNHRFSLADAVLIKDNHIAIAGSTRRAIEHARAGVGHMVKIEVEVDTLAQLRDAMEAGADVVLLDNMTVETLRRAVAIVAGRAVTEASGNITPDTAAAIASSGVDLLAVGWITHSAPTLDIGLDFVSAD
- a CDS encoding L-aspartate oxidase yields the protein MNRLAQGADAPVIVIGSGIAGLSAALALAPRPVLLLTRDGLGEGSSTALAQGGIAASVGPDDTAALHLADTIAAGDGLCDTGMATAILDQTPEVISMLARHGMTFDRDENGHIALGLEAAHSRRRILHARGDGTGAALVDALTAALRTCPSVTVLTGAEARRLTSADGRITGVTVLQDGRARHIAAACVVLATGGIGGLYEATTNPSDNYGAGLAMAARAGAALADMEFVQFHPTALATARQPLSLISEAVRGEGAILLNDLGQRFMADIPGAELAPRDVVARAIHAQITAGRRVFLDARTALGDRFATRFPGIAGLCADAGIDPARDLIPVCPAVHYHMGGVLTDARGRSSVPGLWAVGECASTGLHGANRLASNSLLEAGAMGMAAARDIRDQGAAQPLPQIAQSIAAADPAPVRALVSRHLGVLRDAKGLDAAIEALLPLAQSDSPAADPALVALSVAVFARLRQESRGAHARTDCPATLSASSRQQFTLPQILGLAHDLIAPETALIRSA
- the nadA gene encoding quinolinate synthase NadA; translated protein: MRKIIPAPDWMLYEDDIDAILRLKRDRNAVILAHNYQTPEIFHGVADIVGDSLALARKAAEVDADVIVLAGVHFMAETAKLLNPDKTVLIPDLAAGCSLADSITPADIALLREAHPGVPVVTYVNTSAAVKAASDICCTSGNARQVVESLGVPRVLMLPDEYLAKNVARETDVELIAWHGRCEVHELFTAADVRELRDSWPGVTILAHPECPPDVVAEADFSGSTAVMSDYVGQQKPARVVLLTECSMSDNVAVDHPDVEFVRPCNLCPHMKRISLSNIRAALELNQHEVTIDPAIVEPARRAVQRMLDV
- a CDS encoding NUDIX hydrolase, translating into MTIELGGSLPSGNLESGHHSLQAGLRAWVEDQTHHPVGYLEQLYTFADHGRGPDAAPGARRISISYLGLVHEQSSAGTARAEWQDWYDYFPWEDYRDGRAGMLDQIVTRLNDWAATAPALCDERLRRVQYAFGTNGAEWNEDLVLQRYELMYEAGLVAESGQPQGFGRPMMADHRRILATGIARLRAKIKYQPVMFELMPDSFTLLHLQQTVEAIAGLRLHKSNFRRQIDQHALIEETGEMSQESRGRPAKLFRYRREVVEARALAGSRLPISRD